From a region of the Gammaproteobacteria bacterium genome:
- a CDS encoding energy transducer TonB gives MVRIFFCALLATVLAAWALAASPEQHNINFTQGAPAPRVSLKMIQGAMQAQQQSQLAHDVTTPPLPLLPPERALETNFSGKKHLAIEKKQPVLIKSPVSKAAKPKRIKPIKKVVKKMDKPDPKVKVQPKNKRPPPKIKPTQPKNKQQKAQVQASTTVQRNKTSSAQQVTQLQRLPLFKAPRPTLIYPRLAKRRGYQGQVQLSIELGPDGAILAIKLIKSSGYSVLDKAAINNAKQWQFHPINQQGSATTVRFAVPINFTLNS, from the coding sequence ATGGTTAGAATATTTTTTTGTGCATTGCTTGCCACAGTATTGGCTGCTTGGGCGCTAGCGGCGAGTCCTGAGCAGCATAACATTAACTTTACTCAAGGTGCGCCTGCCCCGCGGGTGAGTTTGAAAATGATTCAAGGAGCGATGCAAGCGCAACAGCAATCGCAGCTAGCCCACGATGTCACTACACCGCCACTGCCCTTGCTGCCGCCAGAGCGGGCATTAGAAACCAACTTTAGCGGTAAAAAACATCTCGCAATTGAAAAAAAACAACCTGTTCTGATTAAATCACCGGTTAGCAAAGCCGCTAAACCTAAGCGCATAAAGCCAATAAAAAAAGTAGTTAAAAAGATGGATAAGCCTGATCCTAAGGTTAAAGTCCAACCAAAAAATAAGCGGCCGCCACCTAAAATAAAACCGACGCAGCCGAAAAACAAGCAACAAAAAGCGCAAGTACAAGCAAGCACGACCGTGCAGCGCAACAAAACTTCAAGCGCGCAACAGGTGACCCAGTTACAACGTCTTCCTCTGTTTAAAGCACCGCGCCCAACTTTAATTTACCCTCGACTGGCCAAGCGCCGAGGTTATCAGGGCCAAGTTCAACTGAGCATAGAGCTGGGGCCAGACGGTGCAATCCTTGCCATTAAACTTATCAAGAGTTCAGGTTATTCAGTACTCGATAAAGCCGCAATTAACAACGCAAAGCAATGGCAGTTTCACCCGATAAATCAACAAGGCAGCGCAACAACCGTTAGGTTTGCGGTGCCGATTAATTTTACTCTCAATAGTTAG
- a CDS encoding biopolymer transporter ExbD — translation MLKPKQTSALSVAMPDLTALLDVLFIMLVFLLLSVAVRLDMLEVTLPQVGEDAAQVAVKREPVVLSVRIQDGQLQYGLAQQQFSELAPLLNQLESSKPKALVLAIDAKLPSEHTIALLAKLSQLNIELANILIKHQ, via the coding sequence ATGTTAAAACCTAAGCAAACTTCAGCCCTATCAGTGGCAATGCCAGATTTAACTGCGCTACTGGATGTGTTGTTTATTATGTTGGTTTTTTTATTGCTAAGCGTCGCTGTGCGTTTGGATATGCTTGAGGTGACCTTACCACAAGTCGGTGAAGACGCTGCGCAAGTGGCTGTAAAACGAGAGCCTGTTGTTCTCTCGGTACGAATCCAAGACGGCCAACTTCAATATGGTTTGGCGCAGCAACAATTTAGCGAGCTAGCCCCACTGTTAAATCAACTCGAAAGCAGCAAACCCAAAGCGTTGGTATTGGCTATCGATGCCAAATTACCAAGCGAACACACCATCGCGCTATTAGCAAAACTCTCCCAGTTAAACATTGAATTGGCAAACATCCTCATTAAACACCAATAA
- a CDS encoding MotA/TolQ/ExbB proton channel family protein has translation MPQWFLSVGIMSWPLLVLSVLGLTLVFDRIWVFSLASYQYFQLKKSNGPLYTWLQSHHLATPQLRDDGAMLWLNCWQNKLQQRLALLSVVASLAPLMGLLGTVWGLILMFQKIAQTQAAVTPALLADGLWEAMYSTMAGLFVAIPALFIAQCFNGFNQQLVDAFILRINELNFSLNHPEVKHVKT, from the coding sequence ATGCCTCAATGGTTTTTAAGCGTCGGCATTATGTCATGGCCGCTACTCGTTTTATCAGTGCTGGGTTTAACCTTGGTTTTTGACCGAATTTGGGTTTTCAGCTTAGCCAGCTATCAATACTTCCAGCTAAAGAAAAGTAATGGTCCGCTTTACACTTGGTTGCAATCGCATCATCTAGCAACGCCACAACTGCGAGACGATGGCGCGATGTTATGGCTCAATTGCTGGCAAAACAAGCTGCAGCAACGTTTGGCTTTGCTGTCTGTTGTCGCATCATTGGCGCCATTAATGGGTTTATTAGGCACAGTTTGGGGGCTTATCTTGATGTTTCAAAAAATTGCGCAAACGCAAGCCGCCGTGACACCGGCACTGCTAGCCGATGGTTTGTGGGAAGCGATGTACTCGACCATGGCTGGTTTGTTCGTGGCTATTCCAGCCCTATTTATCGCCCAATGTTTTAATGGCTTTAATCAACAACTGGTCGATGCGTTTATTTTGCGAATTAATGAGTTGAACTTTAGCTTAAATCATCCTGAGGTTAAGCATGTTAAAACCTAA